A window of Longimicrobium sp. contains these coding sequences:
- a CDS encoding universal stress protein codes for MYHRILVPLENTPYDEAILDHVVRLARVCGASVLLVHVADGWVARNWRQLNLRESEEMERDRAYLESIAARLAEAGIEVDAVLAGGDPSREIVQMAEREECDLIAMSTHGHRFISDLLYGSVANEVRHRSLIPVLLVRGHPRVRGPAPVPR; via the coding sequence ATGTATCACCGCATCCTGGTTCCGCTGGAGAACACGCCGTACGACGAGGCCATCCTGGACCACGTGGTTCGGCTGGCGCGCGTGTGCGGCGCGTCGGTGCTGCTGGTGCACGTGGCCGACGGGTGGGTGGCGCGCAACTGGCGCCAGCTGAACCTGCGCGAGAGCGAGGAGATGGAGCGCGACCGCGCGTACCTCGAGTCCATCGCCGCGCGGCTGGCCGAAGCGGGGATCGAGGTCGACGCGGTGCTGGCCGGCGGCGATCCGTCGCGCGAGATCGTGCAGATGGCCGAGCGCGAGGAGTGCGACCTGATCGCCATGAGCACGCACGGCCACCGCTTCATCTCCGACCTGCTGTACGGCAGCGTGGCCAACGAGGTCCGCCACCGCTCCCTGATCCCCGTGCTCCTCGTCCGCGGCCACCCCCGCGTCCGCGGCCCCGCGCCGGTGCCGCGGTAG
- a CDS encoding helix-turn-helix transcriptional regulator, with protein MSDLDRYTRRRAARDPEFAEGLESGYADFKIGILLREARKEAGLTQEEMAKRLNTKKSAISRLENRASDIRLSTLERYARALGCRLSLELHPARLAQTRAV; from the coding sequence ATGAGTGATCTGGACCGGTACACACGGCGGCGAGCCGCGCGCGATCCCGAGTTCGCGGAGGGGCTGGAGAGCGGCTACGCGGACTTCAAGATCGGGATTCTGCTTCGGGAAGCACGCAAGGAAGCGGGGCTGACACAGGAGGAAATGGCGAAGCGCCTGAATACGAAGAAGAGCGCGATCAGCCGGCTCGAGAACCGGGCCAGCGACATCCGGTTGTCCACGCTGGAGCGGTATGCCCGCGCGCTCGGATGCCGCCTCTCGCTCGAGCTCCATCCGGCGCGGCTTGCCCAAACGAGAGCTGTCTGA
- a CDS encoding type II toxin-antitoxin system RelE/ParE family toxin, protein MREIRFYITPSGRSPVEEFLDSLSGKQAQKVIWVLRVVEEMGIVPAQYFKKLPGTDDLWEVRVQHGGDTFRLLGFFEGPRLVILVSGFSKKAQAIPRQEISVAEERKREYESRRRDDE, encoded by the coding sequence ATGCGCGAGATTCGATTCTACATCACGCCGTCCGGAAGATCTCCCGTCGAGGAGTTCCTCGACTCCCTGTCCGGGAAACAGGCGCAGAAGGTGATCTGGGTCCTCCGCGTGGTGGAGGAGATGGGGATCGTGCCTGCGCAATACTTCAAGAAGCTCCCCGGCACGGACGACCTCTGGGAAGTCCGCGTGCAGCACGGTGGCGATACCTTCCGCCTGCTGGGCTTCTTCGAAGGGCCGCGGCTCGTGATCCTGGTGAGCGGATTCAGCAAGAAAGCACAGGCGATCCCGCGCCAGGAGATCTCGGTCGCCGAAGAACGGAAACGTGAGTACGAGAGCAGGAGGCGAGACGATGAGTGA
- a CDS encoding M42 family metallopeptidase, whose product MAELTRREASPGDDGEGAARGAAAHDGAPPATRRSADAGGGNDGQVEAVEELLRTLTALSGPTGQEDEVLAWVRREWEPLGEVTQSPVGNLFLRLPGPGPRVLMAAHADELSLIVRSVTADGFLRVLPGERDQHSFPYFIGTQLKVLADGGPLPGVVATTTGHALTPEQKNRTTLAWDDLFVDVGLTAAECAEAGIRVGTRMVWDPQVRRMGRLLVGKAMDDRLGVAVLVEVARRIANAERRFDVTLALTVQEEIGMLGASSLARDGRSFDIGFIIDNGLAGDIPTVSEGHVPVKLGLGPALVHRDSSVHYSRRLIGEMRAVAERDGIPVQDVVLYHYSSDGAHLVRQGMESLLVAPPIRYSHSPFEAIDVRDVEATVRLFEGYLTDRGNS is encoded by the coding sequence ATGGCTGAGCTCACGCGCAGGGAGGCTTCTCCCGGCGACGACGGGGAGGGCGCCGCGCGGGGCGCGGCGGCGCACGACGGCGCTCCGCCCGCGACGCGCCGTTCCGCGGACGCGGGCGGCGGGAACGACGGCCAGGTAGAGGCCGTGGAGGAGCTGCTGCGGACGCTGACCGCGCTCTCCGGCCCCACCGGGCAGGAGGACGAGGTGCTGGCGTGGGTGCGGCGCGAGTGGGAGCCGCTGGGCGAGGTCACGCAGAGCCCGGTGGGGAACCTCTTCCTCCGCCTTCCCGGGCCCGGCCCCCGCGTGCTGATGGCCGCGCACGCCGACGAGCTGTCGCTGATCGTGCGCTCCGTCACGGCCGACGGCTTCCTGCGCGTCCTTCCCGGCGAGCGCGACCAGCACTCCTTTCCCTACTTCATCGGCACGCAGCTGAAGGTGCTGGCCGACGGCGGCCCGCTTCCCGGCGTGGTGGCCACCACCACCGGCCACGCGCTGACGCCGGAGCAGAAGAACCGCACCACGCTGGCGTGGGACGACCTGTTCGTGGACGTGGGCCTCACCGCCGCCGAGTGCGCCGAGGCCGGGATCCGCGTGGGGACGCGCATGGTGTGGGACCCGCAGGTGCGCCGCATGGGCCGCCTTCTCGTCGGCAAGGCGATGGACGACCGGCTGGGCGTGGCCGTGCTGGTGGAGGTCGCGCGCCGCATCGCGAACGCGGAGCGGCGCTTCGACGTGACGCTCGCGCTGACCGTGCAGGAGGAGATCGGAATGCTGGGCGCCAGCTCGCTGGCGCGCGACGGGCGCTCGTTCGACATCGGCTTCATCATCGACAACGGCCTGGCGGGCGACATCCCCACCGTCTCCGAGGGGCACGTGCCGGTGAAGCTGGGCCTCGGGCCCGCGCTGGTGCACCGCGACTCGTCGGTCCACTACTCACGCCGGCTGATCGGGGAGATGCGCGCGGTGGCCGAGCGCGACGGCATCCCCGTGCAGGACGTGGTGCTCTACCACTACTCGTCCGACGGCGCGCACCTGGTGCGGCAGGGGATGGAGTCGCTGCTCGTCGCCCCACCCATCCGCTACTCGCACTCGCCCTTCGAGGCCATCGACGTGCGCGACGTGGAGGCGACGGTGCGGCTCTTCGAGGGCTACCTCACCGACCGCGGCAACAGCTGA
- a CDS encoding gamma carbonic anhydrase family protein, with the protein MANILPYNGVHPRIHPSAFIAPTAVVIGNVTIGEEASVWFGAVIRGDEPDFEIAVGARTSIQDNVVLHVSRQGATVIGADVTVGHGAILESCVVGDGALIGMNAVVLQRAVVGEQALVAAGAVVGSGSTVPPRSMAAGTPAVVKKELQGESLRWVSTSAAHYVELSRTYLAQGIGRVDGRTGDGKDG; encoded by the coding sequence ATGGCGAACATCCTGCCGTACAACGGGGTCCACCCGCGCATCCACCCCTCGGCGTTCATCGCGCCCACGGCGGTGGTGATCGGGAACGTGACGATCGGGGAAGAGGCCAGCGTCTGGTTCGGCGCGGTGATCCGCGGCGACGAGCCGGACTTCGAGATCGCGGTCGGCGCGCGCACCAGCATCCAGGACAACGTGGTGCTGCACGTGAGCCGGCAGGGGGCCACGGTGATCGGTGCGGACGTCACCGTCGGCCACGGGGCGATCCTGGAGAGCTGCGTGGTGGGCGACGGCGCGCTGATCGGGATGAACGCGGTGGTGCTGCAGCGCGCCGTCGTCGGCGAGCAGGCGCTGGTGGCCGCGGGCGCGGTGGTCGGCTCGGGGAGCACGGTGCCGCCGCGGTCGATGGCGGCGGGGACGCCGGCGGTGGTGAAGAAGGAGCTGCAGGGCGAGTCGCTGCGCTGGGTGAGCACCAGCGCGGCCCATTACGTGGAGCTTTCGCGTACCTACCTGGCGCAGGGGATCGGCCGCGTGGACGGCCGGACGGGAGATGGCAAGGATGGCTGA